A stretch of DNA from Deltaproteobacteria bacterium:
TCTAAACTAAGCAAGCCGGATCAAGTCTACTGGGAAGATCTTTGTTTCGATGCGCAGCAGGCAGCGGAAAAGGCACTCAAGGCTCTCTTCATTCTTCATGCCAAGAAGTTTCCTTTTACTCATGACATCGGTGAGCTGATAAGTGAGTTGGAGGCATTTATTGCGGACATTCCAGCTCCTATCCGCGAAGCGGCTATCCTCACGGACTACGCTGTAGCAACTCGCTATCCGGGGTGGGGTAAGCCCGTTACAGTTGAGGAATATCGGGACGCTCTTAAAAGGAGCGAAGCCGTTGTGGAATGGGTAAATAAGCTGATCGATACGCACTGATCTGCGCCAACTGTGAGCTTTACTACCCTTGTGGTACTTAGAGATGTACTCGAGACTCTCGAGGTAGCCTGCCCAGAGCTATGCGAGATGCTCGGCGTGTGAGCTATCAAGCCTCCCGAAGAGCTCGGAGCGAAGCGGATAGCAGTTCGGGCTTAGTTCAGTTGCGAAGGC
This window harbors:
- a CDS encoding HEPN domain-containing protein; this encodes MSPRQHEIAREWLRRAKSNLIRSKLSKPDQVYWEDLCFDAQQAAEKALKALFILHAKKFPFTHDIGELISELEAFIADIPAPIREAAILTDYAVATRYPGWGKPVTVEEYRDALKRSEAVVEWVNKLIDTH